The Mycolicibacterium lutetiense genome window below encodes:
- a CDS encoding DEAD/DEAH box helicase family protein encodes MTNFAFVGAADWPEIHEDCARAESYLSTDPRSACIYSRRAVEQLVGLIYDILDLPLPYKNDLSARINEPPFRSKVPPAIVQKLNLIRKAGNAAAHEQKPIAPNIALAVLRELHHIMVWAVFHYSAYPKAAPLKLPFDPKLAAKAAPLTRQEAGQLAAKFAAQDEKHAKALAEKDELAAARDAEIDRLREEIKKAQAANKQPDDRDYSEAQTRDTFIDLLLNEAGWPLADAKDREYEVTGMPTEGGRGFVDYVLWGANGLPLALVEAKRTSKSPHIGEQQATLYADCLEKMTGQRPVIFLTNGYEHWIWDDAAGYPSRQIQGFYTRDELELMIQRRQTRQALADAPIDSAIVERHYQHRAIRAIDETFTGKRREALLVMATGSGKTRTVIALVKQLMEANWAKRVLFLADRTALVTQAANAFKTHLPDATTVNLLTEKITDGRVYVSTYPTMMNLINDTGTGTRKFGPGYFDLVVIDEAHRSVYQKYRAIFEWFDSLLVGLTATPKDEVDHNTYRLFHLEDGVPTDAYGLDDAVKEGFLVPAVGISGGTKFLDRGIRYADLPEAEKDEWEALDWGDDPPEDVTTEEMNKVLFNESTVDMVLADLMAKGHRVAAGDRLGKTIIFAKNRDHAEFIARRFDIQYPHLAGHFARVITHGTSHAQSLIDDFSVADKVPHIAVSVDMLDTGIDVPEVVNLVFFKLVRSKTKFWQMIGRGTRLRPDLFGPGQDKQNFYVFDYCGNLEYFSQDLPGSPGSLQKSLNQRLFETRLGLITALDHLQPPTDADPGEGQGTETDRGLRVDVAWSLHRIVAGMTLDNFLVRPHRRLVEQYARWEPWAGTLSTETAGDVAESLAGLPSTHKDDDEDAKRFDMLVLRRQLAQLEGDALAAERLREKIQDIASGLLNQTAIPSIAAQQELLDEVAGDQWWVDVTLPMLEHARRKLRGLLRFLEKAKKVVVYTDFADELGESTLVDLPGITPGTNWERFELKAKAYLKQHQDHVALQRLRRNKPLTTADLAALEQMLVDSGTGGADDIALAKEQAHGLGLFIRGLVGLDHEAAVDAFSTFLDGAKFGVDQIRFINLIITELTATGVVEPARLYESPYIDHAPTGPDHVFADADVDNIVQILNTVKGNAVPVDGVA; translated from the coding sequence GTGACTAACTTCGCTTTCGTCGGCGCCGCCGACTGGCCCGAGATCCATGAAGACTGTGCCCGCGCCGAAAGCTATCTCAGCACCGATCCACGCTCGGCGTGCATCTACAGCCGACGCGCCGTCGAACAACTCGTCGGCCTGATCTACGACATCCTCGATCTGCCGCTGCCCTACAAGAACGACCTGTCGGCCCGGATCAACGAGCCGCCGTTCCGCTCCAAGGTGCCACCGGCAATCGTGCAGAAGCTCAACCTGATCCGTAAAGCCGGCAATGCGGCCGCACACGAACAGAAGCCAATCGCCCCGAACATCGCGCTCGCCGTACTGCGCGAACTGCACCACATCATGGTGTGGGCGGTGTTCCACTATTCGGCCTATCCGAAGGCCGCGCCGCTGAAGTTGCCTTTCGACCCGAAACTGGCGGCCAAGGCCGCGCCGCTGACCCGCCAGGAAGCCGGCCAACTCGCCGCGAAATTCGCCGCCCAGGACGAGAAGCACGCCAAAGCGCTGGCCGAGAAGGACGAGCTTGCCGCCGCTCGGGATGCCGAGATCGATCGGCTGCGTGAGGAAATCAAGAAAGCCCAGGCCGCCAACAAGCAACCAGACGACCGCGACTACTCCGAAGCACAGACCCGCGACACCTTCATCGACCTGCTGCTCAACGAAGCGGGCTGGCCGCTCGCCGACGCCAAGGATCGCGAGTACGAAGTCACCGGCATGCCGACCGAGGGCGGACGCGGCTTCGTCGACTATGTGCTGTGGGGTGCCAATGGCCTGCCGCTGGCCCTCGTAGAAGCCAAGCGCACCAGCAAGAGTCCGCACATTGGTGAGCAGCAGGCCACGCTGTACGCCGACTGCCTGGAAAAAATGACAGGCCAGCGCCCAGTCATCTTCCTCACCAACGGTTATGAGCATTGGATCTGGGACGACGCCGCCGGCTACCCCTCCCGACAGATTCAAGGCTTCTACACCCGCGACGAGTTGGAACTGATGATCCAGCGTCGCCAGACCCGTCAGGCGCTCGCCGACGCTCCCATCGACTCGGCGATCGTCGAACGTCACTATCAGCACCGCGCCATCCGGGCGATCGACGAAACCTTCACCGGCAAGCGCCGCGAGGCCCTGCTGGTGATGGCCACCGGTTCGGGTAAGACCCGCACCGTCATCGCCCTGGTCAAGCAACTCATGGAGGCCAACTGGGCCAAGCGCGTGTTGTTCCTGGCCGACCGCACCGCACTGGTCACCCAGGCCGCCAACGCGTTCAAGACCCACCTGCCCGACGCCACCACGGTGAACTTGCTGACCGAGAAGATCACCGACGGGCGCGTCTACGTCAGCACCTACCCGACGATGATGAACCTCATCAACGACACCGGCACGGGGACAAGGAAATTCGGACCCGGATACTTCGACCTGGTGGTCATCGACGAGGCCCACCGGTCCGTCTACCAGAAGTACCGGGCCATCTTCGAGTGGTTCGACTCGCTGCTGGTCGGGCTGACCGCAACCCCCAAGGACGAGGTCGACCACAACACTTACCGACTGTTCCACCTCGAGGACGGCGTGCCGACCGACGCCTACGGTCTCGACGACGCGGTCAAGGAGGGATTCCTGGTGCCGGCAGTGGGAATCTCCGGTGGCACAAAGTTTCTCGACCGCGGAATCCGCTACGCAGATCTACCGGAGGCCGAAAAAGACGAGTGGGAAGCCCTGGACTGGGGTGATGACCCTCCCGAGGACGTCACCACCGAAGAGATGAACAAGGTCCTGTTCAACGAGAGCACCGTCGACATGGTGCTCGCCGATTTGATGGCCAAGGGGCACCGCGTCGCCGCCGGTGACCGCCTGGGCAAGACCATCATCTTCGCCAAGAACCGCGACCACGCCGAGTTCATCGCCCGCCGCTTCGACATCCAATATCCACATCTGGCCGGGCATTTCGCGCGGGTCATCACCCACGGAACCTCCCACGCGCAATCACTCATCGACGACTTCTCCGTCGCCGACAAGGTCCCGCACATCGCAGTCTCGGTCGACATGCTCGACACCGGCATCGACGTACCCGAGGTCGTCAACCTGGTGTTCTTCAAGCTGGTCCGCTCGAAAACCAAGTTCTGGCAGATGATCGGACGCGGTACCCGGCTGCGCCCGGACCTGTTCGGGCCGGGTCAGGACAAGCAGAACTTCTACGTTTTCGACTACTGCGGGAACCTCGAATACTTCAGCCAGGACCTGCCCGGCTCCCCCGGATCGTTGCAGAAGTCGTTGAACCAGAGACTGTTCGAAACCCGGCTGGGTTTGATCACCGCGCTCGATCACCTGCAGCCACCCACCGACGCCGATCCGGGCGAAGGACAGGGCACCGAGACAGACCGTGGTCTGCGCGTCGATGTGGCGTGGTCATTGCACCGCATCGTGGCCGGCATGACTCTGGACAACTTCCTGGTGCGCCCGCATCGACGCCTGGTCGAGCAGTATGCGCGGTGGGAACCGTGGGCGGGCACCCTGAGCACCGAGACCGCCGGCGACGTCGCCGAGTCCCTGGCCGGGCTACCGTCGACACACAAAGACGACGACGAAGACGCCAAACGCTTCGACATGCTGGTCCTGCGTCGCCAACTCGCCCAACTCGAAGGCGACGCCCTGGCCGCCGAACGGCTACGCGAGAAGATTCAGGACATCGCGTCAGGGCTGCTGAATCAGACCGCGATTCCCTCGATCGCCGCGCAGCAGGAGCTGCTGGACGAGGTCGCCGGCGACCAATGGTGGGTCGACGTCACGCTGCCGATGCTCGAACATGCACGCCGCAAATTGCGTGGGCTGCTCCGCTTCCTGGAGAAGGCGAAGAAGGTCGTCGTCTACACCGACTTCGCCGACGAACTCGGTGAGTCCACGCTCGTCGACCTGCCCGGCATCACGCCCGGCACCAATTGGGAACGATTCGAACTCAAGGCGAAGGCCTACCTCAAACAGCACCAGGACCACGTCGCGCTGCAACGCCTGCGCCGCAACAAACCACTCACCACCGCCGACCTGGCCGCCCTGGAACAGATGCTGGTCGACAGCGGCACCGGAGGCGCCGACGACATCGCACTGGCCAAGGAACAGGCGCACGGGCTGGGATTGTTCATCCGTGGGTTGGTGGGCCTGGACCACGAGGCTGCCGTCGACGCCTTCTCCACATTCCTGGACGGCGCCAAGTTCGGCGTCGACCAGATCCGTTTCATCAACCTGATCATCACCGAACTCACCGCCACCGGCGTGGTCGAACCGGCCCGCCTGTACGAATCGCCCTACATCGACCACGCACCAACCGGCCCCGATCATGTGTTCGCCGATGCCGACGTCGACAACATCGTGCAGATCCTCAACACCGTGAAGGGCAACGCCGTACCGGTCGACGGGGTCGCCTGA